The following coding sequences lie in one Nerophis lumbriciformis linkage group LG02, RoL_Nlum_v2.1, whole genome shotgun sequence genomic window:
- the LOC133605712 gene encoding uncharacterized protein isoform X1, whose amino-acid sequence MKQGMEPMPSEASVEEMKWYELLMPLYEPGDEMGYLGDRQPHPPQPTPIDPEDPPLSTLLTGSEEHGHSGDFYPQGNTVEQSDMSYQQCLEEPPMTLPECTTWPFVEMQLNDHPQLNDHPSPPTKVFTSNRRRKRNVQEDGSKAYIKKPPNAFMIFRQEQRLKVMAQFDIRDSAVANKVLGHMWKSLSEPEQEKYYQQADVEKRLHSQMHPNWSCTDNYGRKRRKQMEELPIGNPSMKV is encoded by the exons ATGAAACAGGG CATGGAGCCGATGCCAAGTGAAGCTTCCGTGGAGGAGATGAAGTGGTACGAGCTCCTAATGCCGCTCTACGAGCCTGGAGATGAGATGGGCTATCTGGGAGACCGTCAACCTCATCCACCACAACCCACACCTATCGACCCCGAGGACCCGCCACTGTCCActttgttgacaggaagtgaggaGCACGGCCACTCGGGCGACTTCTACCCCCAGGGAAACACTGTGGAGCAGTCTGACATGTCGTACCAA CAGTGCCTTGAAGAACCTCCGATGACCCTGCCAGAGTGTACAACATGGCCTTTTGTTGAAATGCAGCTAAATGATCATCCGCAGCTAAATGATCATCCTTCTCCCCCAACAAAGGTCTTCACATCAAA tCGAAGGAGGAAACGCAACGTTCAGGAGGACGGTAGCAAGGCCTACATTAAAAAGCCCCCAAATGCCTTCATGATCTTCAGGCAAGAGCAGAGGCTAAAGGTCATGGCTCAGTTTGATATCCGGGACAGCGCTGTGGCCAATAAGGTCCTGGGTCACATG TGGAAGTCGCTGTCAGAGCCCGAGCAGGAAAAATATTACCAGCAAGCAGACGTGGAAAAACGGCTTCACAGCCAGATGCACCCAAACTGGTCCTGCACAGACAACTAT GGCAGAAAGAGAAGGAAGCAGATGGAGGAGTTGCCAATAGGGAATCCATCAATGAAAGTGTGA
- the LOC133605712 gene encoding uncharacterized protein isoform X3 — MEPMPSEASVEEMKWYELLMPLYEPGDEMGYLGDRQPHPPQPTPIDPEDPPLSTLLTGSEEHGHSGDFYPQGNTVEQSDMSYQQCLEEPPMTLPECTTWPFVEMQLNDHPQLNDHPSPPTKVFTSNRRRKRNVQEDGSKAYIKKPPNAFMIFRQEQRLKVMAQFDIRDSAVANKVLGHMWKSLSEPEQEKYYQQADVEKRLHSQMHPNWSCTDNYGRKRRKQMEELPIGNPSMKV, encoded by the exons ATGGAGCCGATGCCAAGTGAAGCTTCCGTGGAGGAGATGAAGTGGTACGAGCTCCTAATGCCGCTCTACGAGCCTGGAGATGAGATGGGCTATCTGGGAGACCGTCAACCTCATCCACCACAACCCACACCTATCGACCCCGAGGACCCGCCACTGTCCActttgttgacaggaagtgaggaGCACGGCCACTCGGGCGACTTCTACCCCCAGGGAAACACTGTGGAGCAGTCTGACATGTCGTACCAA CAGTGCCTTGAAGAACCTCCGATGACCCTGCCAGAGTGTACAACATGGCCTTTTGTTGAAATGCAGCTAAATGATCATCCGCAGCTAAATGATCATCCTTCTCCCCCAACAAAGGTCTTCACATCAAA tCGAAGGAGGAAACGCAACGTTCAGGAGGACGGTAGCAAGGCCTACATTAAAAAGCCCCCAAATGCCTTCATGATCTTCAGGCAAGAGCAGAGGCTAAAGGTCATGGCTCAGTTTGATATCCGGGACAGCGCTGTGGCCAATAAGGTCCTGGGTCACATG TGGAAGTCGCTGTCAGAGCCCGAGCAGGAAAAATATTACCAGCAAGCAGACGTGGAAAAACGGCTTCACAGCCAGATGCACCCAAACTGGTCCTGCACAGACAACTAT GGCAGAAAGAGAAGGAAGCAGATGGAGGAGTTGCCAATAGGGAATCCATCAATGAAAGTGTGA
- the LOC133605712 gene encoding uncharacterized protein isoform X2: protein MKQGMEPMPSEASVEEMKWYELLMPLYEPGDEMGYLGDRQPHPPQPTPIDPEDPPLSTLLTGSEEHGHSGDFYPQGNTVEQSDMSYQCLEEPPMTLPECTTWPFVEMQLNDHPQLNDHPSPPTKVFTSNRRRKRNVQEDGSKAYIKKPPNAFMIFRQEQRLKVMAQFDIRDSAVANKVLGHMWKSLSEPEQEKYYQQADVEKRLHSQMHPNWSCTDNYGRKRRKQMEELPIGNPSMKV from the exons ATGAAACAGGG CATGGAGCCGATGCCAAGTGAAGCTTCCGTGGAGGAGATGAAGTGGTACGAGCTCCTAATGCCGCTCTACGAGCCTGGAGATGAGATGGGCTATCTGGGAGACCGTCAACCTCATCCACCACAACCCACACCTATCGACCCCGAGGACCCGCCACTGTCCActttgttgacaggaagtgaggaGCACGGCCACTCGGGCGACTTCTACCCCCAGGGAAACACTGTGGAGCAGTCTGACATGTCGTACCAA TGCCTTGAAGAACCTCCGATGACCCTGCCAGAGTGTACAACATGGCCTTTTGTTGAAATGCAGCTAAATGATCATCCGCAGCTAAATGATCATCCTTCTCCCCCAACAAAGGTCTTCACATCAAA tCGAAGGAGGAAACGCAACGTTCAGGAGGACGGTAGCAAGGCCTACATTAAAAAGCCCCCAAATGCCTTCATGATCTTCAGGCAAGAGCAGAGGCTAAAGGTCATGGCTCAGTTTGATATCCGGGACAGCGCTGTGGCCAATAAGGTCCTGGGTCACATG TGGAAGTCGCTGTCAGAGCCCGAGCAGGAAAAATATTACCAGCAAGCAGACGTGGAAAAACGGCTTCACAGCCAGATGCACCCAAACTGGTCCTGCACAGACAACTAT GGCAGAAAGAGAAGGAAGCAGATGGAGGAGTTGCCAATAGGGAATCCATCAATGAAAGTGTGA